One window of the Trifolium pratense cultivar HEN17-A07 linkage group LG2, ARS_RC_1.1, whole genome shotgun sequence genome contains the following:
- the LOC123905607 gene encoding DNA-directed RNA polymerase II subunit RPB1 isoform X1, whose amino-acid sequence MDIRFPFSPAEVSKVRMVQFGILSPDEIRQMAVVQIEHGETTERGKPKIGGLSDPRLGTIDRKMKCETCTASMAECPGHFGYLELAKPMFHIGFLKTVLSIMRCVCFNCSKILADESDHKFKQALRIKNPKNRLRKILDACKNKTKCEGGDDIDLPGQDTEEPVKKSRGGCGAQQPKITIEGMKMIAEYKAQRKKSDDQEQLPEPVERKQTLSAERVLGVLKRISDEDCQLLGLNPKYARPDWLILQVLPIPPPPVRPSVMMDTSSRSEDDLTHQLAMIIRHNENLKRQERNGSPAHIISEFAQLLQFHIATYFDNELPGLPRATQRSGRPIKSICSRLKAKEGRIRGNLMGKRVDFSARTVITPDPTINIDQLGVPWSIALNLTYPETVTPYNIERLKELVEYGPHPPPGKTGAKYIIRDDGQRLDLRYLKKSSDHHLELGYKVERHLNDGDFVLFNRQPSLHKMSIMGHRIKIMPYSTFRLNLSVTSPYNADFDGDEMNMHVPQSFETRAEVLELMMVPKCIVSPQSNRPVMGIVQDSLLGCRKITKRDTFISKDVFMNILMWWEDFDGKVPAPTILKPEPLWTGKQVFNLIIPKQINLIRYSSWHNESEGGPITPGDTMVRIEKGELLTGTLCKKTLGTGTGSLIHVIWEEVGPDAARKFLGHTQWLVNYWLLQNAFSIGIGDTIADASTMETINQTISQAKDKVKQLIREAQEKKLEAEPGRTMMDSFENRVNQTLNRARDDAGNSAQKSLSESNNLKAMVTAGSKGSFINISQMTACVGQQNVEGKRIPFGFIDRTLPHFTKDDYGPESRGFVENSYLRGLTPQEFFFHAMGGREGLIDTAVKTSETGYIQRRLVKAMEDIMVKYDGTVRNSLGDVIQFLYGEDGMDAVWIETQKLDSLKMKKTDFDRAFRYEFDDENWKPTYMLEEPVEDLKTIREFRNVFEAEVQKLDADRFQLATEIATTGDSSLPLPVNLKRLIWNAQKTFKVDFRRPSDMHPMEIVEAIDKLQERLRVVPGEDLLSQEAQKNATLLFNILLRSTFASKRVLEEYRLSREAFEWVVGEIESRFLQSLVASGEMIGCVAAQSIGEPATQMTLNTFHYAGVSAKNVTLGVPRLREIINVAKRIKTPSLSVYLKPEVCKTKERAKSVQCALEYTTLRSVTQATEVWYDPDPMGTIIEEDVDFVKSYYEMPDEEVALEKISPWLLRIELNREMMVDKKLSMADIAEKINLEFDDDLTCIFNDDNAEKLILRIRIMNDEAPKGDIQDESAEDDVFLKKIESNMLTEMTLRGIPDINKVFIKNTKIQKFDENEGFKPHEEWMLDTEGVNLLAVMCHEDVDARRTTSNHLIEVIEVLGIEAVRRSLLDELRVVISFDGSYVNYRHLAILCDTMTYRGHLMAITRHGINRNETGPMMRCSFEETVDILLDAAVYAETDYLRGVTENIMLGQLAPIGTGECALLLNDEMLKNAIELQLPSYMEGLDYGMTPGHSPISATPYREGLMSPSYLLSPNLRLSPTNDAQFSPYVGGMAFSPTSSPGYSPSSPGYSPSSPGYSPTSPGYSPTSPGYSPTSPGYSPTSPTYSPSSPGYSPTSPAYSPTSPSYSPTSPSYSPTSPSYSPTSPSYSPTSPSYSPTSPAYSPTSPAYSPTSPAYSPTSPSYSPTSPSYSPTSPSYSPTSPSYSPTSPSYSPTSPAYSPTSPGYSPTSPSYSPTSPSYSPTSPSYNPQSAKYSPSLAYSPSSPRLSPSSPYSPTSPSYSPTSPSYSPTSPSYSPSSPTYSPSSPYNSGTSPDYSPSSPQFSPSTGYSPSQPGYSPSSTSQYTPKTNDNKDDPGTQ is encoded by the exons ATGGATATTCGGTTTCCTTTCTCTCCGGCGGAGGTCTCCAAAGTCCGCATGGTTCAGTTCGGAATACTGAGTCCCGACGAGATC AGGCAAATGGCTGTAGTGCAAATTGAGCATGGAGAAACGACGGAACGAGGGAAGCCGAAAATTGGAGGATTAAGTGATCCTAGACTTGGAACTATTGATAGGAAAATGAAATGTGAAACTTGTACTGCTAGTATGGCTGAATGTCCTGGTCATTTTGGTTACTTGGAGCTTGCAAAACCTATGTTTCATATTGGATTTTTGAAGACTGTTCTCTCTATAATGCGTTGTGTTTGCTTTAACTGCTCAAAGATTCTTGCTGATGAG AGTGATCATAAGTTTAAGCAGGCTCTAAGGATCAAGAATCCCAAAAATAGGCTAAGAAAGATCTTGGATGCttgcaaaaacaaaacaaagtgtGAAGGTGGTGATGACATTGACCTTCCTGGTCAAGATACCGAGGAGCCAGTTAAGAAGAGCCGAGGTGGCTGTGGTGCTCAGCAACCAAAGATAACAATTGAGGGGATGAAAATGATTGCGGAGTATAAAGCTCAACGGAAGAAGAGTGATGATCAGGAACAGCTTCCTGAACCCGTAGAAAGGAAACAGACTCTTTCCGCAGAAAGG GTTCTCGGTGTTCTGAAAAGGATTAGTGACGAGGACTGCCAGTTGTTAGGCTTGAATCCTAAGTATGCCCGTCCTGACTGGTTGATTTTACAAGTTCTCCCAATTCCTCCTCCACCTGTGAGACCTTCTGTAATGATGGACACATCTTCCAGGAGCGAG GATGATTTAACTCATCAGTTGGCCATGATCATCAGGCACAATGAGAATCTGAAGAGACAGGAGAGGAATGGTTCTCCTGCACATATTATTTCAGAGTTTGCTCAGCTGTTGCAGTTTCATATAGCCACGTATTTTGATAATGAGTTACCTGGATTGCCAAGG GCTACTCAAAGATCGGGAAGGCCGATCAAATCAATATGTAGCAGGCTTAAAGCAAAAGAAGGCCGTATTAGAGGCAACTTGATGGGAAAAAGAGTTGATTTTTCTGCTCGAACAGTAATCACACCAGATCCAAccatcaatatcgatcaattgGGAGTGCCATGGAGTATTGCTCTGAATCTTACATACCCTGAGACTGTGACTCCTTACAACATTGAAAG ATTGAAGGAACTTGTTGAGTATGGACCCCATCCTCCACCTGGAAAAACTGGTGCCAAGTATATTATTCGTGATGATGGGCAAAGGCTTGATCTCAGATATTTGAAGAAAAGTAGCGATCACCATTTGGAGCTTGGATACAAG GTGGAGCGTCATTTGAATGACGGAGACTTTGTTCTCTTCAATCGGCAGCCTAGTCTTCATAAGATGTCTATAATGGGGCACCGAATCAAAATCATGCCTTATTCTACTTTTCGGCTTAACTTGTCGGTTACCTCACCATATAATGCTGATTTTGATGGCGATGAAATGAATATGCATGTTCCTCAGTCATTTGAAACCAGAGCTGAGGTGTTGGAGCTGATGATGGTGCCTAAATGCATTGTGTCACCTCAGTCAAACAGGCCAGTCATGGGAATTGTCCAAGATTCACTTTTAGGATGCAGAAAAATCACCAAGAGAGATACATTCATTTCAAAG GATGTCTTTATGAATATATTGATGTGGTGGGAAGATTTTGATGGGAAAGTGCCTGCTCCTACAATATTGAAACCAGAACCACTGTGGACTGGGAAACAAGTTTTCAATCTGATTATTCCTAAGCAGATAAATCTAATTAGATATTCTAGCTGGCACAATGAGAGCGAAGGGGGACCCATAACCCCTGGAGATACAATGGTCAGAATTGAAAAGGGAGAACTACTTACCGGTACTCTTTGCAAAAAGACATTAGGAACAGGCACTGGAAGTCTCATTCATGTCATTTG GGAAGAGGTTGGCCCTGATGCTGCTCGCAAATTTCTTGGCCATACTCAGTGGCTTGTAAACTACTGGCTTCTACAGAATGCTTTTAGCATTGGAATTGGTGATACAATTGCTGATGCCTCAACCATGGAGACTATTAATCAGACTATTTCACAGGCTAAGGATAAAGTGAAACAACTCATCCGGGAAGCTCAGGAAAAGAAATTGGAGGCTGAACCTGGTCGGACAATGATGGATTCATTTGAAAATAGAGTTAATCAG aCTCTGAATAGAGCTCGTGATGATGCTGGAAATAGTGCCCAAAAAAGTTTATCTGAAAGCAATAATCTGAAAGCCATGGTCACAGCTGGTTCCAAGGGAAGTTTCATTAACATATCTCAGATGACTGCTTGTGTGGGCCAACAGAATGTTGAGGGTAAACGAATTCCATTTGGGTTCATAGATCGGACATTGCCCCACTTTACAAAAGATGATTATGGGCCTGAGAGTCGTGGGTTTGTGGAGAACTCATATCTCCGTGGACTGACCCCTCAAGAGTTTTTTTTCCATGCTATGGGTGGTAGGGAAGGTCTTATTGATACTGCAGTGAAGACCTCAGAAACCGGGTACATTCAGAGGCGGCTTGTAAAGGCTATGGAGGACATCATGGTTAAATATGATGGCACAGTTAGGAATTCTTTGGGAGATGTTATCCAATTTCTCTATGGTGAAGATGGTATGGATGCTGTTTGGATAGAAACGCAGAAACTGGATTCactgaaaatgaaaaaaacagaTTTTGATAGGGCTTTTAGGtatgaatttgatgatgaaaactGGAAGCCTACTTACATGCTTGAAGAACCTGTAGAAGACTTGAAAACAATTAGAGAGTTCCGGAATGTGTTTGAGGCGGAAGTTCAAAAGCTTGATGCTGACAGGTTTCAACTTGCAACTGAGATAGCCACTACTGGTGACAGTTCTCTGCCACTACCTGTCAACCTTAAGAGGCTTATCTGGAATGCACAGAAGACCTTTAAGGTTGACTTCAGAAGACCTTCTGATATGCATCCAATGGAAATCGTGGAAGCTATTGATAAGCTCCAGGAGCGACTTAGAGTAGTTCCTGGGGAAGACCTTTTAAGTCAAGAAGCTCAGAAAAATGCCACTCTCCTGTTCAACATTCTGCTTCGTAGCACTTTTGCCAGTAAAAGAGTCTTGGAGGAGTACAGGCTTTCTCGTGAGGCATTCGAATGGGTAGTGGGAGAAATAGAATCAAGGTTCTTGCAATCACTTGTGGCCTCTGGGGAAATGATTGGTTGTGTGGCAGCGCAATCAATTGGTGAACCTGCTACTCAGATGACTCTCAACACTTTCCATTATGCTGGTGTCAGTGCTAAGAACGTTACACTTGGTGTTCCTAGGTTAAGGGAAATTATTAATGTTGCCAAGAGAATCAAGACACCTTCTCTGTCTGTGTATCTGAAACCTGAGGTTTGTAAGACAAAAGAGAGAGCCAAGAGTGTGCAGTGTGCTTTAGAATATACCACTCTCCGGAGTGTGACTCAAGCCACAGAGGTGTGGTATGATCCGGACCCAATGGGTACTATAATAGAAGAGGATGTTGATTTTGTCAAGTCTTACTATGAAATGCCCGATGAAGAAGTTGCTCTTGAAAAAATCTCACCTTGGTTGCTTCGCATTGAGCTGAATCGTGAAATGATGGTGGATAAGAAGTTGAGTATGGCTGACATTGCTGAGAAGATCAACCTTGAATTTGATGATGATTTGACATGCATATTTAATGATGACAATGCTGAAAAACTTATACTTCGAATCCGCATTATGAATGATGAAGCGCCCAAGGGAGACATTCAGGATGAATCTGCTGAAGATGAtgtatttttaaagaaaatagaAAGCAACATGCTGACTGAAATGACCTTACGAGGTATTCCAGATATCAACAaagttttcataaaaaatacgaaaattcAGAAGTTTGATGAGAATGAAGGTTTTAAGCCTCATGAGGAATGGATGCTTGATACCGAAGGTGTCAACCTTTTAGCTGTAATGTGCCATGAAGATGTTGATGCAAGAAGGACCACAAGCAACCACTTGATTGAAGTTATTGAAGTTCTTGGTATCGAGGCAGTTCGGCGGTCTCTGCTGGATGAATTGCGTGTTGTCATTTCATTTGACGGGTCTTACGTCAATTACAGGCACCTGGCTATTCTTTGTGATACCATGACTTATCGTGGACATTTGATGGCAATTACACGCCATGGTATCAACAGGAATGAAACTGGCCCAATGATGAGGTGCTCATTTGAAGAGACCGTTGATATTCTCCTTGATGCTGCGGTATATGCCGAGACAGATTACTTGAGGGGTGTAACAGAAAATATTATGTTAGGTCAACTAGCCCCCATTGGCACTGGTGAATGTGCCCTGTTACTTAATGATGAGATGCTAAAGAATGCCATTGAGCTCCAGCTACCTAGCTATATGGAAGGTCTTGATTATGGCATGACACCTGGTCATTCCCCAATATCTGCTACTCCATATCGTGAAGGCTTGATGTCTCCAAGTTATCTGTTGAGCCCAAATCTCCGGCTGTCTCCTACTAATGATGCACAGTTTTCACCATATGTTGGTGGTATGGCATTTTCTCCTACTTCATCTCCTGGTTACAGTCCATCATCACCAGGCTATAGTCCATCATCCCCTGGATACAGCCCCACTTCACCTGGGTACAGCCCTACATCTCCTGGATACAGCCCTACATCACCTGGGTACAGTCCTACCTCTCCAACATACAGTCCTAGCTCTCCAGGATATAGTCCTACAAGCCCAGCTTATTCACCTACAAGTCCTTCCTACTCTCCCACATCACCCAGCTACAGCCCCACCTCACCCAGCTATAGCCCAACTTCTCCCAGCTACAGCCCTACATCTCCCAGCTACAGCCCAACTTCACCTGCTTATAGCCCAACTTCACCGGCCTACAGCCCCACTTCACCTGCTTACAGTCCAACTTCTCCATCATACAGCCCCACTTCACCTTCCTACAGTCCAACTTCACCATCCTATAGCCCCACTTCACCTTCCTACAGCCCCACTTCTCCGTCATATAGTCCTACATCACCTGCTTATAGCCCCACCTCTCCTGGGTATAGCCCCACATCTCCATCATACAGTCCAACTTCGCCATCCTATAGTCCTACTTCCCCAAGTTACAACCCACAATCTGCAAAGTATAGTCCTTCATTGGCATATTCTCCAAGCAGTCCAAGATTGTCTCCATCAAGTCCATATAGTCCTACGTCTCCAAGCTATAG ccCAACGTCTCCATCATACTCACCAACATCTCCATCATATTCTCCATCGAGCCCAACATACAGTCCCAGCAG CCCATATAATTCTGGTACGAGCCCAGACTATAGCCCAAGTTCGCCGCAATTTAG TCCCAGTACGGGTTACTCACCAAGTCAACCTGGTTACTCACCATCATCAACCAGCCAGTACACTCCAAAGACAAATGACAACAAGGATGATCCTGGCACTCAATGA
- the LOC123905607 gene encoding DNA-directed RNA polymerase II subunit RPB1 isoform X2, translated as MRCVCFNCSKILADESDHKFKQALRIKNPKNRLRKILDACKNKTKCEGGDDIDLPGQDTEEPVKKSRGGCGAQQPKITIEGMKMIAEYKAQRKKSDDQEQLPEPVERKQTLSAERVLGVLKRISDEDCQLLGLNPKYARPDWLILQVLPIPPPPVRPSVMMDTSSRSEDDLTHQLAMIIRHNENLKRQERNGSPAHIISEFAQLLQFHIATYFDNELPGLPRATQRSGRPIKSICSRLKAKEGRIRGNLMGKRVDFSARTVITPDPTINIDQLGVPWSIALNLTYPETVTPYNIERLKELVEYGPHPPPGKTGAKYIIRDDGQRLDLRYLKKSSDHHLELGYKVERHLNDGDFVLFNRQPSLHKMSIMGHRIKIMPYSTFRLNLSVTSPYNADFDGDEMNMHVPQSFETRAEVLELMMVPKCIVSPQSNRPVMGIVQDSLLGCRKITKRDTFISKDVFMNILMWWEDFDGKVPAPTILKPEPLWTGKQVFNLIIPKQINLIRYSSWHNESEGGPITPGDTMVRIEKGELLTGTLCKKTLGTGTGSLIHVIWEEVGPDAARKFLGHTQWLVNYWLLQNAFSIGIGDTIADASTMETINQTISQAKDKVKQLIREAQEKKLEAEPGRTMMDSFENRVNQTLNRARDDAGNSAQKSLSESNNLKAMVTAGSKGSFINISQMTACVGQQNVEGKRIPFGFIDRTLPHFTKDDYGPESRGFVENSYLRGLTPQEFFFHAMGGREGLIDTAVKTSETGYIQRRLVKAMEDIMVKYDGTVRNSLGDVIQFLYGEDGMDAVWIETQKLDSLKMKKTDFDRAFRYEFDDENWKPTYMLEEPVEDLKTIREFRNVFEAEVQKLDADRFQLATEIATTGDSSLPLPVNLKRLIWNAQKTFKVDFRRPSDMHPMEIVEAIDKLQERLRVVPGEDLLSQEAQKNATLLFNILLRSTFASKRVLEEYRLSREAFEWVVGEIESRFLQSLVASGEMIGCVAAQSIGEPATQMTLNTFHYAGVSAKNVTLGVPRLREIINVAKRIKTPSLSVYLKPEVCKTKERAKSVQCALEYTTLRSVTQATEVWYDPDPMGTIIEEDVDFVKSYYEMPDEEVALEKISPWLLRIELNREMMVDKKLSMADIAEKINLEFDDDLTCIFNDDNAEKLILRIRIMNDEAPKGDIQDESAEDDVFLKKIESNMLTEMTLRGIPDINKVFIKNTKIQKFDENEGFKPHEEWMLDTEGVNLLAVMCHEDVDARRTTSNHLIEVIEVLGIEAVRRSLLDELRVVISFDGSYVNYRHLAILCDTMTYRGHLMAITRHGINRNETGPMMRCSFEETVDILLDAAVYAETDYLRGVTENIMLGQLAPIGTGECALLLNDEMLKNAIELQLPSYMEGLDYGMTPGHSPISATPYREGLMSPSYLLSPNLRLSPTNDAQFSPYVGGMAFSPTSSPGYSPSSPGYSPSSPGYSPTSPGYSPTSPGYSPTSPGYSPTSPTYSPSSPGYSPTSPAYSPTSPSYSPTSPSYSPTSPSYSPTSPSYSPTSPSYSPTSPAYSPTSPAYSPTSPAYSPTSPSYSPTSPSYSPTSPSYSPTSPSYSPTSPSYSPTSPAYSPTSPGYSPTSPSYSPTSPSYSPTSPSYNPQSAKYSPSLAYSPSSPRLSPSSPYSPTSPSYSPTSPSYSPTSPSYSPSSPTYSPSSPYNSGTSPDYSPSSPQFSPSTGYSPSQPGYSPSSTSQYTPKTNDNKDDPGTQ; from the exons ATGCGTTGTGTTTGCTTTAACTGCTCTAAGATTCTTGCTGATGAG AGTGATCATAAGTTTAAGCAGGCTCTAAGGATCAAGAATCCCAAAAATAGGCTAAGAAAGATCTTGGATGCttgcaaaaacaaaacaaagtgtGAAGGTGGTGATGACATTGACCTTCCTGGTCAAGATACCGAGGAGCCAGTTAAGAAGAGCCGAGGTGGCTGTGGTGCTCAGCAACCAAAGATAACAATTGAGGGGATGAAAATGATTGCGGAGTATAAAGCTCAACGGAAGAAGAGTGATGATCAGGAACAGCTTCCTGAACCCGTAGAAAGGAAACAGACTCTTTCCGCAGAAAGG GTTCTCGGTGTTCTGAAAAGGATTAGTGACGAGGACTGCCAGTTGTTAGGCTTGAATCCTAAGTATGCCCGTCCTGACTGGTTGATTTTACAAGTTCTCCCAATTCCTCCTCCACCTGTGAGACCTTCTGTAATGATGGACACATCTTCCAGGAGCGAG GATGATTTAACTCATCAGTTGGCCATGATCATCAGGCACAATGAGAATCTGAAGAGACAGGAGAGGAATGGTTCTCCTGCACATATTATTTCAGAGTTTGCTCAGCTGTTGCAGTTTCATATAGCCACGTATTTTGATAATGAGTTACCTGGATTGCCAAGG GCTACTCAAAGATCGGGAAGGCCGATCAAATCAATATGTAGCAGGCTTAAAGCAAAAGAAGGCCGTATTAGAGGCAACTTGATGGGAAAAAGAGTTGATTTTTCTGCTCGAACAGTAATCACACCAGATCCAAccatcaatatcgatcaattgGGAGTGCCATGGAGTATTGCTCTGAATCTTACATACCCTGAGACTGTGACTCCTTACAACATTGAAAG ATTGAAGGAACTTGTTGAGTATGGACCCCATCCTCCACCTGGAAAAACTGGTGCCAAGTATATTATTCGTGATGATGGGCAAAGGCTTGATCTCAGATATTTGAAGAAAAGTAGCGATCACCATTTGGAGCTTGGATACAAG GTGGAGCGTCATTTGAATGACGGAGACTTTGTTCTCTTCAATCGGCAGCCTAGTCTTCATAAGATGTCTATAATGGGGCACCGAATCAAAATCATGCCTTATTCTACTTTTCGGCTTAACTTGTCGGTTACCTCACCATATAATGCTGATTTTGATGGCGATGAAATGAATATGCATGTTCCTCAGTCATTTGAAACCAGAGCTGAGGTGTTGGAGCTGATGATGGTGCCTAAATGCATTGTGTCACCTCAGTCAAACAGGCCAGTCATGGGAATTGTCCAAGATTCACTTTTAGGATGCAGAAAAATCACCAAGAGAGATACATTCATTTCAAAG GATGTCTTTATGAATATATTGATGTGGTGGGAAGATTTTGATGGGAAAGTGCCTGCTCCTACAATATTGAAACCAGAACCACTGTGGACTGGGAAACAAGTTTTCAATCTGATTATTCCTAAGCAGATAAATCTAATTAGATATTCTAGCTGGCACAATGAGAGCGAAGGGGGACCCATAACCCCTGGAGATACAATGGTCAGAATTGAAAAGGGAGAACTACTTACCGGTACTCTTTGCAAAAAGACATTAGGAACAGGCACTGGAAGTCTCATTCATGTCATTTG GGAAGAGGTTGGCCCTGATGCTGCTCGCAAATTTCTTGGCCATACTCAGTGGCTTGTAAACTACTGGCTTCTACAGAATGCTTTTAGCATTGGAATTGGTGATACAATTGCTGATGCCTCAACCATGGAGACTATTAATCAGACTATTTCACAGGCTAAGGATAAAGTGAAACAACTCATCCGGGAAGCTCAGGAAAAGAAATTGGAGGCTGAACCTGGTCGGACAATGATGGATTCATTTGAAAATAGAGTTAATCAG aCTCTGAATAGAGCTCGTGATGATGCTGGAAATAGTGCCCAAAAAAGTTTATCTGAAAGCAATAATCTGAAAGCCATGGTCACAGCTGGTTCCAAGGGAAGTTTCATTAACATATCTCAGATGACTGCTTGTGTGGGCCAACAGAATGTTGAGGGTAAACGAATTCCATTTGGGTTCATAGATCGGACATTGCCCCACTTTACAAAAGATGATTATGGGCCTGAGAGTCGTGGGTTTGTGGAGAACTCATATCTCCGTGGACTGACCCCTCAAGAGTTTTTTTTCCATGCTATGGGTGGTAGGGAAGGTCTTATTGATACTGCAGTGAAGACCTCAGAAACCGGGTACATTCAGAGGCGGCTTGTAAAGGCTATGGAGGACATCATGGTTAAATATGATGGCACAGTTAGGAATTCTTTGGGAGATGTTATCCAATTTCTCTATGGTGAAGATGGTATGGATGCTGTTTGGATAGAAACGCAGAAACTGGATTCactgaaaatgaaaaaaacagaTTTTGATAGGGCTTTTAGGtatgaatttgatgatgaaaactGGAAGCCTACTTACATGCTTGAAGAACCTGTAGAAGACTTGAAAACAATTAGAGAGTTCCGGAATGTGTTTGAGGCGGAAGTTCAAAAGCTTGATGCTGACAGGTTTCAACTTGCAACTGAGATAGCCACTACTGGTGACAGTTCTCTGCCACTACCTGTCAACCTTAAGAGGCTTATCTGGAATGCACAGAAGACCTTTAAGGTTGACTTCAGAAGACCTTCTGATATGCATCCAATGGAAATCGTGGAAGCTATTGATAAGCTCCAGGAGCGACTTAGAGTAGTTCCTGGGGAAGACCTTTTAAGTCAAGAAGCTCAGAAAAATGCCACTCTCCTGTTCAACATTCTGCTTCGTAGCACTTTTGCCAGTAAAAGAGTCTTGGAGGAGTACAGGCTTTCTCGTGAGGCATTCGAATGGGTAGTGGGAGAAATAGAATCAAGGTTCTTGCAATCACTTGTGGCCTCTGGGGAAATGATTGGTTGTGTGGCAGCGCAATCAATTGGTGAACCTGCTACTCAGATGACTCTCAACACTTTCCATTATGCTGGTGTCAGTGCTAAGAACGTTACACTTGGTGTTCCTAGGTTAAGGGAAATTATTAATGTTGCCAAGAGAATCAAGACACCTTCTCTGTCTGTGTATCTGAAACCTGAGGTTTGTAAGACAAAAGAGAGAGCCAAGAGTGTGCAGTGTGCTTTAGAATATACCACTCTCCGGAGTGTGACTCAAGCCACAGAGGTGTGGTATGATCCGGACCCAATGGGTACTATAATAGAAGAGGATGTTGATTTTGTCAAGTCTTACTATGAAATGCCCGATGAAGAAGTTGCTCTTGAAAAAATCTCACCTTGGTTGCTTCGCATTGAGCTGAATCGTGAAATGATGGTGGATAAGAAGTTGAGTATGGCTGACATTGCTGAGAAGATCAACCTTGAATTTGATGATGATTTGACATGCATATTTAATGATGACAATGCTGAAAAACTTATACTTCGAATCCGCATTATGAATGATGAAGCGCCCAAGGGAGACATTCAGGATGAATCTGCTGAAGATGAtgtatttttaaagaaaatagaAAGCAACATGCTGACTGAAATGACCTTACGAGGTATTCCAGATATCAACAaagttttcataaaaaatacgaaaattcAGAAGTTTGATGAGAATGAAGGTTTTAAGCCTCATGAGGAATGGATGCTTGATACCGAAGGTGTCAACCTTTTAGCTGTAATGTGCCATGAAGATGTTGATGCAAGAAGGACCACAAGCAACCACTTGATTGAAGTTATTGAAGTTCTTGGTATCGAGGCAGTTCGGCGGTCTCTGCTGGATGAATTGCGTGTTGTCATTTCATTTGACGGGTCTTACGTCAATTACAGGCACCTGGCTATTCTTTGTGATACCATGACTTATCGTGGACATTTGATGGCAATTACACGCCATGGTATCAACAGGAATGAAACTGGCCCAATGATGAGGTGCTCATTTGAAGAGACCGTTGATATTCTCCTTGATGCTGCGGTATATGCCGAGACAGATTACTTGAGGGGTGTAACAGAAAATATTATGTTAGGTCAACTAGCCCCCATTGGCACTGGTGAATGTGCCCTGTTACTTAATGATGAGATGCTAAAGAATGCCATTGAGCTCCAGCTACCTAGCTATATGGAAGGTCTTGATTATGGCATGACACCTGGTCATTCCCCAATATCTGCTACTCCATATCGTGAAGGCTTGATGTCTCCAAGTTATCTGTTGAGCCCAAATCTCCGGCTGTCTCCTACTAATGATGCACAGTTTTCACCATATGTTGGTGGTATGGCATTTTCTCCTACTTCATCTCCTGGTTACAGTCCATCATCACCAGGCTATAGTCCATCATCCCCTGGATACAGCCCCACTTCACCTGGGTACAGCCCTACATCTCCTGGATACAGCCCTACATCACCTGGGTACAGTCCTACCTCTCCAACATACAGTCCTAGCTCTCCAGGATATAGTCCTACAAGCCCAGCTTATTCACCTACAAGTCCTTCCTACTCTCCCACATCACCCAGCTACAGCCCCACCTCACCCAGCTATAGCCCAACTTCTCCCAGCTACAGCCCTACATCTCCCAGCTACAGCCCAACTTCACCTGCTTATAGCCCAACTTCACCGGCCTACAGCCCCACTTCACCTGCTTACAGTCCAACTTCTCCATCATACAGCCCCACTTCACCTTCCTACAGTCCAACTTCACCATCCTATAGCCCCACTTCACCTTCCTACAGCCCCACTTCTCCGTCATATAGTCCTACATCACCTGCTTATAGCCCCACCTCTCCTGGGTATAGCCCCACATCTCCATCATACAGTCCAACTTCGCCATCCTATAGTCCTACTTCCCCAAGTTACAACCCACAATCTGCAAAGTATAGTCCTTCATTGGCATATTCTCCAAGCAGTCCAAGATTGTCTCCATCAAGTCCATATAGTCCTACGTCTCCAAGCTATAG ccCAACGTCTCCATCATACTCACCAACATCTCCATCATATTCTCCATCGAGCCCAACATACAGTCCCAGCAG CCCATATAATTCTGGTACGAGCCCAGACTATAGCCCAAGTTCGCCGCAATTTAG TCCCAGTACGGGTTACTCACCAAGTCAACCTGGTTACTCACCATCATCAACCAGCCAGTACACTCCAAAGACAAATGACAACAAGGATGATCCTGGCACTCAATGA